The following proteins are encoded in a genomic region of Hippopotamus amphibius kiboko isolate mHipAmp2 chromosome 8, mHipAmp2.hap2, whole genome shotgun sequence:
- the LOC130858380 gene encoding small cysteine and glycine repeat-containing protein 7-like, producing the protein MGCCGCGSCGGCGGGCGGGCGGGCGGGCGSCTTGRRYRVGGCTSCCPCCYGCCGGCCSVPVVCCCRCTCSCNSRGCGRGKGCCQQKGCCKKQCCC; encoded by the coding sequence ATGGGCTGCTGTGGTTGTGGAAGTTGTGGTGGCTGTGGTGGCGGCTGCGGTGGTGGCTGCGGTGGTGGCTGCGGTGGCGGCTGTGGCAGCTGCACCACGGGCAGACGCTACCGGGTCGGCGGCTGCACCAGCTGCTGCCCCTGCTGCTACGGCTGCTGTGGGGGCTGCTGCAGCGTCCCCGTGGTCTGCTGCTGCCGCTGCACCTGTAGCTGCAACTCGCGTGGCTGCGGCCGTGGGAAGGGCTGTTGCCAGCAGAAGGGCTGCTGCAAGAAGCAATGCTGCTGCTAG